The genomic window ATTAAGAGTTGGAAACTAAAACAACAAGGAAACAAGAGATAAGAGTATATATTATGCGTGATTAACTTTatcttttcatttatttctgTGAGCTTTATTGCATTGCATACctatatacatatatttataaGCAAGTTAGAGTATTTTGCGgttgttgttcttttgAGAGTGggaataaattaaatgtatcattattactatCATTACTTTTTATTTATGCTGATGGTTCTTCTGGTTTCTTGGCAACAAATAACATCATTGGAGTAAACAATTTAGATCTACCACCGGCAACAAGACCCACAGCAGCATTCTCTAAAGCTTCAGTAACTTTAACAGAACCTTCAGGAGCAATACCAACTTTTTCCATCACAGAGACCATTGTATTAGTAAATTTTCTACCCAAATAACTTGTTCTAAAGAAAGTGGCCAAATCATTAATACTTTGAACATATTTCCATTCACCAGTTAATGGATAATACCATGGaacttcatcattattatcagcCAAATCTTTATCGACCAATACATCAAACCcacaatttttcaaagcaTCTCTAGCGACATCAACTGAGAACATTTTTGGAATACCATCACccaattcaatttcataaCGAATCTTTTGAtgttcttcattattttcatcgaATTTATCAGTCATAACCCATTCATACACAGCGAAAACCCCACCTGGTTTCAAAACTTTATAAATTTCCTTATAAcatttttctaaattagGAGCATGACAAGTAGCTTCAATGGCATAAACTTTATCAAAcgtattttcttcaaaagtaCCATTCAAATCCATAAAATCGCCCTTAatgaattccaaatttttatcCAATCCTGCCTTCTTAGCTCCCCATTTAGCCTTTGCAATTTGataatcattattatttaatccCACAATGTGGCATCCAGTGAAATTAGCGATTTCTCTTGCGGGACCACCAACACCACATCCAACATCTAGGACTAGATCTTGTTTCTTGATACCAGCCATATATGCTAAATAATGTTCATGTCTAGCGATAGAAGCTTGGAAGGATTCACCTTTGTAAAAACGAGAAAAATGGAAACTAGACCCCCATCCATATTCGTAGAAATCCGTGACGATATTATAATAAGAATGAGTGGTCTCGTTGTAATTTTCTAatctttcttgttcttgatcTTGGTCGTAGACACCACCTTTCCAATTATCTAAAT from Naumovozyma dairenensis CBS 421 chromosome 3, complete genome includes these protein-coding regions:
- the ERG6 gene encoding sterol 24-C-methyltransferase (similar to Saccharomyces cerevisiae ERG6 (YML008C); ancestral locus Anc_5.529) produces the protein MTTELRQRQAEFTKQLHGEEIGPKVGLSALLSKDKKSQKLAVSQYLDNWKGGVYDQDQEQERLENYNETTHSYYNIVTDFYEYGWGSSFHFSRFYKGESFQASIARHEHYLAYMAGIKKQDLVLDVGCGVGGPAREIANFTGCHIVGLNNNDYQIAKAKWGAKKAGLDKNLEFIKGDFMDLNGTFEENTFDKVYAIEATCHAPNLEKCYKEIYKVLKPGGVFAVYEWVMTDKFDENNEEHQKIRYEIELGDGIPKMFSVDVARDALKNCGFDVLVDKDLADNNDEVPWYYPLTGEWKYVQSINDLATFFRTSYLGRKFTNTMVSVMEKVGIAPEGSVKVTEALENAAVGLVAGGRSKLFTPMMLFVAKKPEEPSA